A window of the Glaciimonas sp. CA11.2 genome harbors these coding sequences:
- a CDS encoding polysaccharide deacetylase family protein has protein sequence MNRFSVKRLVKLVLRKALYDLGLLGLLHRFRNSRTLTTFMFHRVLPRDSDAYRHAEKEFTFSVEGFSACLDFIQRHYQIISLRDVEEAKQTGRFLPDRAALITFDDGWLDTIKYAYPELKRRGLSGVVFIASEVLGSSSEQWWQDALVRVFAEPQSALDLARELGLDLRLSEQAGSQRNHAMAATLAQRPLANRLDILFRYSQDLGLGQQMMRRTDLIDLDRAILALAAHGHTHAPLTAIFDPKADLQRAHDMILEQGGTASLSFPHGTYNKALVDIAEDIGFSTLFSSDPWLTDTRRAQLLPRVLGRIHLPENEWTCNGGHISFPQLATFLFFRPIVGNDC, from the coding sequence ATGAATCGATTTTCTGTGAAACGTCTAGTCAAGCTTGTGCTACGCAAGGCACTCTATGATCTGGGATTACTCGGATTGCTCCATCGTTTTCGCAACTCCCGGACACTGACTACCTTCATGTTTCATCGCGTGCTGCCGCGAGACTCGGACGCTTATCGTCATGCGGAGAAAGAATTTACCTTTTCTGTTGAAGGGTTTTCCGCATGTCTGGACTTTATTCAACGACACTATCAAATCATTAGTCTGCGCGATGTGGAGGAGGCAAAGCAGACTGGACGCTTTCTACCTGACCGAGCGGCTCTGATCACCTTTGATGATGGCTGGCTTGATACTATCAAATATGCCTATCCAGAACTTAAACGCAGAGGCCTCTCAGGCGTGGTTTTTATTGCATCAGAGGTCCTTGGGTCATCAAGCGAGCAATGGTGGCAAGATGCATTGGTACGGGTGTTCGCAGAACCACAGTCCGCGTTGGATTTGGCGCGTGAACTTGGTCTTGATTTACGCTTATCTGAACAAGCAGGATCCCAGCGAAATCATGCCATGGCTGCTACTCTTGCCCAGCGTCCACTTGCTAACAGGTTAGACATACTCTTCCGTTACTCCCAAGACCTTGGCCTTGGTCAACAAATGATGCGTCGCACTGATCTCATCGATCTTGATCGTGCCATATTGGCGTTAGCGGCACACGGACATACTCACGCACCGCTAACGGCAATTTTTGATCCCAAAGCCGACTTGCAGAGGGCACATGACATGATTCTCGAGCAGGGTGGAACTGCCAGCCTTTCTTTTCCCCATGGCACATACAATAAAGCGCTGGTCGACATAGCTGAGGATATTGGCTTTTCCACCCTTTTTTCGAGCGATCCCTGGCTTACCGACACGCGTCGCGCGCAGTTGTTGCCGCGCGTCCTTGGGCGCATTCACCTTCCCGAAAACGAATGGACCTGCAACGGTGGACATATTTCGTTTCCGCAACTTGCTACCTTTCTTTTCTTCCGTCCGATTGTTGGTAACGATTGTTAA
- a CDS encoding glycosyltransferase, translated as MQPLIPSFQLPSVSVIIPVRNGKDYIQEAIDSVTCQVWGDVEILVIDDGSDDFAYETLCDQDPRIRVIRLDGQGVSSARNAGMKLAKGKYFAFLDADDIWFPGKLAAQINHFERHPEVGVVFGEFIRWQCDQSGVFTPAETLSSNCSTLRGIDPVRSGWLYTRLLGGLLVGMNTAVIRQDIYRQIGGFNETMRIGEDYEFWLRASQVAEMHSLAGPVALYRIHSASAMGRLVPDNHLASLLETARARWGLSNPDGSQLSKREFNLRVAMTHFSHGYSHYWRGDPDIARTSFLKAFTGGAHRTKSLVYCALAGFKSIKSGNADKQRPAPLQQSSLSGIEASPIKSISTKSAAKAKAQTEKPDNRNGEMPIAMGTPLWARMVSTIICGGLTGSPDHALTIFTFHKVPGESDTGYQGEFSLRDFQSLIAILLENFNILPLAEGIERLQRKDLPRFAAAITFDDGYPNWLSGVVPVLEKSAIPATFFISTCQLEGRALWFERLYSILRLTETDRTPLIAPLMAHGLYLDHKMIQDADNILKAIKYLPTIQRDNVISSCEAALNLKPNYPLFTTHDLKALQSKGFAIGAHTVNHPILACCTDADARIEIVRSKEMLEDVLREPVNLFSYPNGVPGRDIKPSHVRLVQAARFKGAVTTALGAASNHTPIFQLPRFDPWARTPRRLLIQYLMTLNRPFPIIEETQDALMVE; from the coding sequence ATGCAGCCGCTGATTCCTTCTTTTCAACTGCCGTCGGTGTCAGTTATTATTCCTGTTCGAAATGGCAAAGACTATATTCAGGAAGCGATCGATAGCGTGACCTGCCAAGTTTGGGGCGATGTCGAAATTCTGGTGATTGACGATGGCTCGGACGATTTCGCTTATGAAACGCTATGCGATCAGGATCCCCGCATTCGTGTCATTCGTCTGGATGGTCAAGGGGTGTCGAGTGCGCGGAATGCCGGGATGAAACTTGCAAAAGGAAAGTATTTTGCATTTCTCGATGCTGACGATATTTGGTTTCCTGGCAAGTTGGCAGCACAAATCAACCACTTCGAGCGTCACCCCGAAGTCGGTGTTGTCTTTGGCGAATTCATCCGCTGGCAGTGTGATCAAAGCGGCGTATTTACTCCAGCAGAAACACTTTCTTCAAATTGTTCAACGTTGAGGGGCATCGACCCGGTACGGTCAGGCTGGCTGTATACCCGACTATTAGGCGGCTTGCTTGTGGGAATGAATACAGCGGTAATTCGCCAAGATATTTACCGCCAGATTGGTGGCTTTAACGAGACCATGCGCATCGGAGAAGATTATGAATTCTGGCTGCGTGCTTCTCAAGTTGCCGAGATGCATTCTCTTGCCGGACCGGTGGCCTTGTACCGCATACATTCTGCAAGCGCCATGGGTCGGCTTGTCCCAGACAACCATTTGGCTAGCCTTTTGGAAACGGCGCGCGCACGTTGGGGCCTGTCCAATCCTGACGGCTCGCAACTATCCAAGCGGGAATTTAATCTGCGAGTCGCCATGACGCATTTTAGCCACGGCTATTCCCATTATTGGCGTGGCGACCCGGACATCGCTCGCACATCGTTCCTGAAAGCGTTTACCGGTGGTGCGCACAGGACCAAATCTCTCGTGTATTGCGCGCTTGCTGGCTTCAAATCCATAAAGAGCGGGAACGCTGACAAACAGCGTCCAGCGCCCCTACAACAGTCCAGTCTCTCGGGGATAGAAGCAAGTCCAATCAAAAGTATTTCCACCAAATCAGCGGCCAAAGCCAAGGCTCAAACTGAAAAGCCCGATAACCGCAACGGCGAGATGCCAATAGCGATGGGGACGCCTCTTTGGGCACGCATGGTATCTACCATAATATGCGGTGGACTAACCGGAAGCCCTGATCACGCCTTAACGATTTTCACCTTCCACAAGGTACCAGGCGAATCCGATACCGGATACCAGGGTGAATTTTCACTGCGTGACTTTCAAAGCCTGATCGCTATTCTGTTAGAAAATTTCAACATACTGCCCTTGGCCGAGGGCATCGAACGTCTCCAGCGCAAAGATCTCCCGCGCTTTGCTGCAGCAATCACCTTCGATGACGGTTATCCAAACTGGCTATCCGGCGTGGTCCCTGTTTTAGAAAAAAGCGCCATTCCGGCGACCTTCTTTATATCGACTTGCCAACTAGAGGGTCGGGCGCTCTGGTTCGAGCGGCTTTATAGTATTTTGAGATTAACCGAAACAGATCGCACCCCATTAATTGCACCTTTAATGGCACACGGCTTATATTTGGATCATAAAATGATCCAGGACGCCGATAATATCCTTAAGGCAATCAAATACCTACCAACTATCCAACGCGATAACGTCATTTCCTCCTGCGAGGCCGCGCTAAACCTCAAGCCAAATTATCCGCTGTTTACTACTCATGATTTGAAAGCACTGCAATCAAAGGGATTTGCCATCGGCGCCCACACCGTCAACCATCCCATTCTTGCATGTTGCACCGATGCAGACGCCCGCATCGAAATCGTACGCTCAAAGGAGATGCTGGAGGACGTCCTACGAGAACCGGTCAATCTTTTCTCATATCCGAATGGCGTTCCCGGTCGTGATATCAAGCCGAGCCATGTGCGCTTAGTGCAAGCGGCGAGATTTAAAGGTGCGGTGACGACGGCCTTAGGTGCAGCTTCGAATCACACCCCCATATTCCAGCTACCAAGATTTGACCCTTGGGCCAGAACGCCGCGTCGATTACTTATTCAGTATTTGATGACGTTGAATAGGCCATTCCCAATCATTGAGGAGACTCAGGATGCGCTGATGGTCGAATAA
- a CDS encoding oligosaccharide flippase family protein: protein MKSLRKTIAIQFFASNGANVINFFLIIVLARVLTPAEIGIFSMTSVVVNFSHVFRDFGVTSYIRRAKVLTPEIIRSATGVLVTSSWMIATLLYFVSNYVAEFFKQPGVGEVMRVLAIGFYFIPLGAIPQAVLGREFQAEKSALVSLISTPVYVSTSLILAYHGFSYMTMAWANLANIIVTGLVFTVLRPKGLPWLPSFRGWRAVAHFGMGAMLSSTIRAIDNAVPDIVLGRMSGPKNVGLFSRSNSVVNIFNTIAGPTINYMALPYLAKTHHEGRDLAVEVARAITLLTGLIWSALAITASLAPDLIAFLYGPAWVECAPIVPMLCIACAVQATFAFMQPALTGIGRPYWSAFPMASSLIVKIILVLLIFKNDLISFSWIIVVAEFFSIPGYLYLARRYINLSPSVILKSTRGSLAISIIMVLCATLAVRLLNGYQTPFVRLVITLAFLTPAWIGAVFFFRHPLSGEIKTAYHTFFTKIKTVQIR, encoded by the coding sequence ATGAAATCTCTTCGTAAAACAATCGCCATTCAGTTTTTTGCGTCAAACGGGGCGAATGTCATTAATTTTTTTCTAATCATCGTCCTGGCACGCGTCCTCACGCCGGCAGAAATCGGAATATTTTCAATGACATCAGTCGTTGTTAACTTCTCGCACGTTTTTCGCGATTTTGGCGTCACATCCTACATACGGCGAGCAAAGGTACTGACTCCCGAGATAATACGTTCTGCCACCGGCGTCTTAGTGACCTCATCATGGATGATTGCTACTTTGCTATATTTTGTCAGCAACTATGTCGCAGAATTTTTCAAACAACCTGGCGTCGGCGAGGTCATGCGGGTTCTCGCCATCGGATTTTACTTTATCCCCTTGGGGGCAATACCGCAAGCTGTTCTGGGACGCGAGTTCCAAGCTGAAAAATCAGCCCTTGTCTCATTGATCAGCACCCCTGTATACGTGTCGACCTCTCTGATTCTGGCCTATCACGGATTCAGCTACATGACTATGGCCTGGGCAAATCTGGCGAATATCATTGTCACCGGTTTGGTTTTCACCGTATTGCGTCCGAAAGGATTGCCATGGCTACCATCCTTTCGTGGCTGGCGTGCTGTTGCGCATTTTGGCATGGGAGCGATGCTTAGCTCCACGATCAGAGCCATAGACAATGCCGTTCCCGATATCGTGCTGGGAAGAATGAGCGGCCCCAAAAATGTTGGACTATTTAGCCGATCAAACTCAGTCGTCAACATCTTCAACACTATTGCCGGTCCGACGATTAATTACATGGCCCTGCCATATCTGGCCAAGACCCATCATGAGGGCCGCGACCTGGCGGTCGAGGTTGCCCGTGCGATAACCTTGCTAACCGGCCTCATATGGTCGGCGCTCGCGATAACTGCCTCACTGGCACCAGACCTCATTGCATTTTTGTACGGACCGGCCTGGGTGGAATGCGCACCGATCGTACCAATGCTCTGCATCGCGTGTGCTGTGCAGGCTACATTCGCTTTCATGCAACCGGCGCTAACAGGTATAGGGCGTCCTTACTGGAGCGCTTTTCCGATGGCAAGCAGTCTGATTGTCAAAATCATCTTGGTTCTGCTGATTTTTAAGAATGATCTGATTTCTTTTTCCTGGATCATCGTTGTTGCTGAGTTTTTTTCGATTCCCGGCTACCTTTATCTGGCCCGTCGCTACATCAACCTTTCCCCATCCGTCATCCTCAAATCAACTCGCGGCAGTTTGGCGATCTCCATCATCATGGTTCTGTGCGCAACATTAGCGGTACGATTGCTGAATGGTTATCAAACACCATTCGTTCGTCTGGTCATTACTTTGGCTTTCCTTACGCCTGCGTGGATCGGGGCAGTATTCTTTTTTAGGCATCCTTTGTCGGGTGAAATAAAAACGGCATATCACACCTTTTTCACCAAAATTAAAACGGTGCAAATTCGATAG
- a CDS encoding GNAT family N-acetyltransferase: MTSEKIGENGLKGIYFRRFPILDLPQHLFNAWLKITQENSAFHSPFFSPYFAQAVAEAVSGKCFVTVKMRRDSAVGFFPFQFTHILLGRAERIGLHLSDHNGIITSEALIPGELARMLQVSGIHQYSFDHLHASQSALGLDTAFIREGTTISLPDGFDAYWEEREKIVPKFAKDTLRCVQKISKEKGELSLQFHSTDVNDLDYLIEMKRLQYLSTGVPNSLENAWTKRCLSLLQATQGTEFRGVLSKVYAGNHFISSHFGLMSNGVLHYWFPVYDPTYSSYSPGRLLLYLLAKNAGPLGIRCIDNGMGTQRHKSDFANKTYRLGVGSFRRNTPQCVMLRAQDYFQYRAQRNTLLREVR; encoded by the coding sequence ATGACTTCCGAAAAAATAGGAGAAAATGGTTTGAAAGGAATTTATTTTAGACGATTTCCAATACTGGATTTGCCTCAACATCTCTTTAATGCATGGCTTAAGATTACCCAAGAAAACAGCGCTTTTCATAGTCCGTTTTTCTCTCCCTATTTTGCACAGGCAGTTGCTGAAGCAGTAAGTGGGAAATGTTTTGTCACGGTAAAAATGCGACGTGATTCCGCTGTAGGATTTTTCCCATTTCAATTTACACATATTTTGTTAGGTAGGGCAGAAAGAATAGGGCTACATTTATCCGATCATAATGGGATCATCACATCAGAAGCATTAATACCTGGCGAGCTTGCGAGGATGTTGCAAGTTTCAGGAATTCATCAGTATTCATTCGATCATTTACATGCTTCCCAGTCTGCTTTGGGTCTGGATACTGCCTTCATTCGAGAGGGAACAACGATTTCTTTACCTGATGGATTTGATGCATATTGGGAAGAAAGAGAAAAAATCGTACCGAAATTTGCTAAAGATACGTTGCGATGTGTACAAAAAATTTCGAAAGAAAAAGGCGAGCTCAGTTTACAATTTCATTCAACGGATGTGAATGATCTAGACTATTTAATCGAAATGAAAAGGCTTCAATATCTCTCAACCGGCGTCCCAAACAGTCTGGAAAATGCGTGGACAAAAAGATGTTTGAGTCTTTTGCAGGCAACGCAGGGGACGGAATTTCGAGGTGTCTTGTCGAAAGTATATGCGGGCAATCATTTTATTAGTTCGCACTTTGGACTAATGTCGAATGGCGTTTTGCATTATTGGTTTCCTGTGTACGATCCGACTTATTCATCGTATTCGCCAGGGAGATTGCTGCTCTATTTATTGGCCAAGAACGCGGGTCCACTCGGCATTCGTTGTATCGATAATGGTATGGGGACGCAACGCCACAAATCTGATTTTGCGAATAAAACTTACCGACTTGGCGTGGGAAGCTTTAGACGCAATACGCCCCAATGCGTAATGTTGAGAGCGCAGGATTATTTTCAGTATCGTGCCCAAAGAAACACGCTTTTGCGTGAAGTACGTTGA
- a CDS encoding nucleotide sugar dehydrogenase yields MSVVAVVGLGYVGLPLAVEFGKKRKTIGFDLSSRKITSYARCIDPTGEVSTEELRAARHLSVTVDSSQLSEADFIIISVPTPVDIAHNPDFTPLKAASQTVGRHMKRGVIVVYESTVYPGATEEVCVPILEKYSGLKWKQDFHVGFSPERINPGDKEHTLTTILKVVSGDDLDTLEQVAELYESIITAGVHRASSIKVAEAAKVIENTQRDLNIALMNELAIIFDKIGIDTLEVLEAAGTKWNFLPFRPGLVGGHCIGVDPYYLTHKAEMIGYHPQVILAGRRINDGMAKFVAEKTVKSMIAAGFHIKGSKVNVLGLTFKENCPDIRNSKVVDIILELQSYGVEVHVHDPAALAEDAQHEYGITLETWENLPPADAIVAAVSHRELLSKSLTDIQSKLNDKGCFIDVKSHFDHVGLREAGFTVWRL; encoded by the coding sequence ATGAGCGTAGTTGCAGTGGTTGGTCTGGGATATGTGGGACTACCATTGGCGGTAGAATTCGGTAAAAAACGGAAGACCATCGGATTTGATCTCTCCAGCCGCAAGATCACAAGTTATGCACGTTGCATTGATCCAACCGGTGAAGTCTCGACGGAGGAATTACGCGCAGCGAGACACTTAAGTGTGACAGTCGATTCATCTCAATTGTCGGAAGCAGATTTCATTATTATTTCAGTACCGACACCAGTTGATATTGCGCATAATCCCGACTTCACGCCGCTCAAAGCCGCTAGTCAAACAGTTGGGCGCCACATGAAGCGTGGTGTGATCGTTGTCTATGAATCCACCGTCTATCCCGGTGCCACAGAGGAGGTCTGTGTTCCCATTCTGGAAAAGTATTCGGGGCTGAAATGGAAGCAAGACTTTCACGTCGGTTTTTCACCGGAACGAATTAACCCCGGCGACAAAGAACATACGCTGACCACCATTTTAAAAGTGGTATCGGGGGATGATCTCGATACGCTGGAACAGGTTGCAGAACTTTACGAATCAATCATCACCGCAGGGGTCCATCGCGCCTCTAGTATCAAAGTCGCCGAAGCGGCAAAGGTGATCGAAAATACCCAGCGCGATCTGAATATTGCACTGATGAATGAACTTGCCATCATATTTGACAAAATCGGCATCGACACGCTGGAAGTACTGGAGGCGGCAGGAACAAAATGGAATTTCTTACCCTTCCGACCAGGCCTTGTCGGTGGGCATTGCATCGGCGTCGATCCCTATTATCTGACACACAAGGCAGAGATGATTGGTTATCACCCTCAAGTAATATTAGCGGGTCGGCGGATCAATGATGGGATGGCAAAATTCGTTGCAGAGAAAACGGTGAAATCGATGATTGCGGCCGGCTTCCATATCAAGGGCTCAAAGGTCAACGTATTAGGACTGACGTTTAAAGAAAACTGCCCGGACATTCGTAACTCCAAGGTGGTTGATATCATTTTGGAGTTGCAGTCGTACGGGGTGGAAGTGCATGTTCACGATCCTGCTGCGTTAGCCGAAGATGCGCAACACGAATACGGCATCACATTGGAAACCTGGGAAAACCTACCGCCTGCCGATGCGATTGTAGCCGCTGTGTCACACAGGGAACTTTTATCCAAGTCGCTTACCGACATTCAATCCAAACTGAATGACAAAGGCTGTTTTATTGATGTGAAATCGCACTTCGATCACGTCGGATTGCGAGAGGCTGGCTTTACTGTCTGGCGATTGTAA
- a CDS encoding polysaccharide pyruvyl transferase family protein has product MITNKQYEVTGFHNKRVSIPGGPVAVSNIKKLQIHLHVAIPTSKENMDFPITAQRKIKRVIRKAFDWTVWAVSKKFLFKGYNYASRIYCNRGDIAIKLAIKELLQARFHDFQLEFVESEWGQLSDDAIERINSCASLFVIAGGGYWVFNKEKKLSPSFLSDVDYFQKITCPLVVFGSGVNFNNPSEQFDFDINNTLRDAFTKLDDRVDLLAVRCELTFNFLRSLGLKKPRLLCDPAVFLKANDSPYRTTSEHISIGVNLAFHGPFVEAILKKNLHIYVALLQSIQNKFKVKFYYLIHSDEEFLIVKLLKFSGIKIDVIDEHGGDLVDAYGNLDVVLCQMMHSNILSFNAGVPTLNIAYDSKNFGFNKLIGMESFCVSVYDLSEEILFEKMTDIITNRDAIKLKLAAKKKELALSMDLFLSDVRNMTISYRKLCLTENAQNEIVV; this is encoded by the coding sequence GTGATTACCAACAAGCAGTACGAAGTAACCGGTTTTCACAATAAAAGAGTGTCGATTCCAGGAGGACCTGTGGCGGTTAGCAATATTAAAAAATTACAAATCCATTTGCATGTAGCAATACCTACTAGCAAGGAAAACATGGATTTTCCGATTACCGCCCAAAGAAAAATAAAACGTGTGATTCGTAAAGCCTTTGACTGGACTGTATGGGCGGTCAGCAAAAAATTTCTATTCAAAGGTTATAACTATGCATCCCGAATCTATTGCAATCGGGGAGATATCGCGATCAAGCTCGCAATCAAAGAATTGTTGCAAGCACGTTTCCATGATTTTCAACTTGAGTTTGTAGAAAGCGAATGGGGACAACTCAGCGACGATGCGATCGAGAGAATCAATAGTTGTGCCTCTCTTTTTGTAATAGCAGGTGGCGGTTATTGGGTATTCAATAAAGAGAAGAAGTTAAGCCCTTCGTTCCTATCGGACGTTGATTATTTTCAAAAAATAACATGCCCGTTAGTTGTCTTCGGATCGGGGGTGAATTTCAATAACCCATCAGAACAATTTGATTTCGATATTAACAATACGCTCAGAGATGCTTTCACCAAGCTAGATGATCGGGTGGATTTGCTTGCAGTAAGATGTGAATTAACCTTCAATTTTCTACGCTCACTTGGCTTGAAAAAACCACGATTATTATGTGATCCTGCAGTTTTTTTGAAGGCTAACGATTCTCCATACCGGACTACGTCTGAGCATATTTCGATAGGTGTTAATCTCGCTTTTCATGGCCCCTTCGTGGAGGCGATTCTTAAAAAAAATCTACACATATATGTAGCGCTCCTTCAGTCTATTCAAAACAAATTCAAAGTGAAATTTTATTACCTTATTCATTCTGATGAAGAATTTTTGATCGTGAAATTACTCAAATTTTCAGGTATTAAAATTGACGTTATCGATGAGCATGGTGGCGACCTCGTGGACGCGTATGGAAATTTAGACGTTGTTTTATGTCAAATGATGCACTCTAATATTCTCAGTTTTAATGCTGGAGTGCCGACTCTGAATATCGCCTACGATTCTAAAAATTTTGGATTTAATAAATTAATTGGCATGGAGAGTTTTTGCGTAAGTGTTTACGATCTAAGTGAAGAAATTCTTTTTGAAAAAATGACAGATATCATTACCAATCGCGATGCCATTAAACTCAAGCTTGCCGCCAAAAAGAAAGAACTAGCACTTTCAATGGATTTATTTTTGAGCGATGTAAGAAATATGACGATTTCATATCGCAAGTTATGCTTGACGGAGAATGCTCAAAACGAGATTGTAGTTTGA
- a CDS encoding SDR family oxidoreductase: MKKFQEVKQHLAAHQYHWLITGVAGFIGSNLLEALLRLNQKVTGLDNFSTGHQHNLDQVREAVGADKWQNFAFMEGDIRKLEDCAIACKEVDYVLHHAALGSVSRSIEDPILTNANNVTGFLNILVASRDALVKRFVYAASSSTYGDHAALPKVESVIGNPLSPYAATKYVNELYANVFARCYGIETIGLRYFNIFGPRQDPNGAYAAVIPQWIAALINNQPLYINGDGETSRDFCFIENVIQANLLAATADKDAANQVYNVALNDRTSLNQLHEMMRLLLLEKFPHLHEHRPQYVGFRAGDIRNSQADITKARTLLGFEPTHRIGEGLKQAMAWYVRHLAPTI; this comes from the coding sequence ATGAAAAAATTTCAGGAAGTTAAGCAACATCTGGCAGCCCATCAATACCACTGGTTAATTACAGGCGTCGCAGGGTTTATCGGCTCCAATCTGCTGGAGGCATTGCTACGACTTAATCAGAAGGTCACTGGACTAGACAATTTTTCGACCGGTCATCAACATAATCTGGACCAGGTACGAGAGGCGGTCGGCGCAGATAAATGGCAGAATTTTGCATTCATGGAAGGGGACATACGCAAATTAGAGGACTGTGCGATTGCTTGCAAGGAGGTCGATTATGTTCTCCATCACGCCGCATTGGGTTCTGTCTCGCGCTCGATCGAAGACCCCATTTTGACTAACGCCAACAACGTCACCGGCTTCCTCAATATATTGGTTGCCTCTCGCGATGCATTGGTGAAACGCTTTGTCTATGCTGCGTCAAGCTCCACCTATGGTGATCACGCTGCTTTACCGAAGGTAGAGTCAGTCATCGGCAATCCTCTTTCGCCTTACGCTGCCACCAAATATGTCAATGAGTTGTACGCTAATGTCTTTGCCCGCTGCTATGGCATCGAAACAATCGGGTTACGCTACTTCAACATCTTTGGTCCAAGACAAGATCCGAACGGCGCTTATGCAGCCGTGATCCCACAGTGGATCGCTGCACTTATTAACAATCAGCCCCTGTATATCAACGGCGATGGCGAAACCAGTCGAGACTTCTGCTTTATCGAGAATGTGATTCAAGCCAATCTGCTTGCTGCGACAGCAGATAAGGACGCGGCCAATCAGGTGTACAACGTCGCCCTAAATGACCGTACCAGTCTGAATCAACTTCACGAAATGATGCGTTTACTACTACTGGAGAAATTTCCGCATCTGCACGAACATCGGCCTCAGTATGTCGGTTTTCGAGCAGGCGACATCAGAAACTCTCAGGCGGACATCACCAAGGCGAGAACGTTGCTCGGCTTTGAGCCAACACATCGCATAGGTGAAGGTCTCAAACAGGCAATGGCGTGGTACGTCCGTCACCTTGCGCCGACTATATAG
- a CDS encoding GNAT family N-acetyltransferase, giving the protein MTTHARFEDMPLPYRDLFAKVQSGVDGIDFFSTLPWFEHLAETALSHRHRLRLYCIESGVERLLLPMCHKVNRNRFFGTRRLTALANYYTPLFGPVGMPSDTQTAEMLTALLRAAANDKPQWDTIDLHPLDVDGKTFACLLAGFQAASMPIQRYFCFGNWYLDVNGRDYQAYFNGLSSKLRNTITRRSRRLVDAKRLRIEIVCDDKDIEKSITDYEEIYRSSWKENEVFPTFIPGLIRSCAKQGALRLGIAYVDDQPAAAQIWIVHHRVASIYKLAYNERFTKLSIGTILTSRLMQQVIDIDKVREVDYLTGDDAYKKDWMSHRRERWGIIAFNLRTLRGAMSAADHFGRRRIKQLYNGIIH; this is encoded by the coding sequence TTGACAACGCATGCGCGCTTTGAAGATATGCCTTTGCCTTATCGAGATTTATTTGCCAAGGTACAGAGTGGCGTCGACGGCATTGACTTCTTCTCGACGTTGCCCTGGTTTGAGCATCTTGCGGAGACGGCGTTAAGTCATCGGCATCGCCTGCGACTTTATTGCATCGAGTCAGGCGTAGAACGTCTGCTGCTTCCGATGTGTCACAAGGTGAATCGAAATAGGTTTTTTGGCACGCGTCGACTGACCGCATTGGCCAATTACTATACCCCGCTATTTGGACCCGTGGGCATGCCATCTGACACGCAAACTGCCGAAATGCTAACCGCCCTCCTTCGCGCAGCGGCAAACGACAAGCCGCAGTGGGATACCATCGATCTGCATCCTCTCGATGTTGATGGCAAGACATTCGCCTGCCTTCTAGCCGGATTTCAGGCTGCAAGCATGCCAATACAGCGCTATTTTTGTTTTGGCAATTGGTATCTGGACGTTAATGGACGTGACTATCAGGCATATTTCAATGGCTTGTCATCCAAACTGCGCAACACCATAACGCGCAGATCAAGACGACTGGTGGATGCGAAGCGCTTGCGTATCGAAATTGTTTGCGACGACAAAGACATCGAAAAGAGCATCACTGATTATGAAGAAATTTACCGCTCCAGTTGGAAAGAGAATGAAGTTTTTCCTACATTTATTCCCGGTCTGATACGTTCATGCGCCAAACAAGGCGCGTTACGATTGGGGATCGCTTATGTCGACGATCAGCCAGCGGCAGCACAAATCTGGATCGTTCATCATCGCGTCGCATCAATTTATAAACTCGCCTATAACGAACGTTTTACCAAATTATCCATCGGCACAATATTGACAAGCAGGCTGATGCAACAGGTGATCGACATTGATAAGGTGCGGGAAGTAGACTATCTGACCGGAGATGATGCCTATAAGAAAGACTGGATGTCGCATCGACGAGAACGGTGGGGCATCATTGCTTTTAATCTACGGACTTTGCGAGGTGCCATGTCGGCCGCAGATCATTTTGGCCGGCGACGCATCAAGCAACTTTATAACGGAATAATTCACTGA